A stretch of Miscanthus floridulus cultivar M001 chromosome 13, ASM1932011v1, whole genome shotgun sequence DNA encodes these proteins:
- the LOC136500454 gene encoding 65-kDa microtubule-associated protein 8-like isoform X1, producing MGSLKMTEKAPGAALPESSCAYLLQELKMIWDEVGQDQNERERILEELEQECQEVYRRKVNSANMSRIHLHQALAESEAEFTNLLLSLGERSFPGRPEKMAGTLKEQLNSITPALQEMQMRKEVRVKQFMEVQTEIHRIASEIAGRLGNEVVTVNEEDLSLKKLEEFQSELQRLKREKSDRLCKVEEYKVLIHNFAKVMGMDPSKILANVHPRLLDGPNEQQTKNISDDILNKLNRTVQQLKEEKSNRREKLQNLVKALTNLWNTLDTTMEERQPYGQIKVLTMTSGNGMLGPGSLTLETIQQVESEVQRLNQLKASKMKELFLKKRAEVDKICKKSHMDMPYQTEMDKIMNLIMSGDVVHDDLLNTMDEYIYKAKEEATSRKDIMDKVEKWMASCDEERWLEEYSRDERRYSISRGAHKHLKRAERARIIVNKIPGLVEQLMAKTQFWEQERNKIFYYDELPLLAMLKDYMFTLREKEEEKYRQRENKKIQTLLVKRHENSIMLRPNTSFSRPSSRGFNTSPGSTSIWNSQVSAKVQLPDSENSPAEKDMRAKRIRNRGMQGVLGNNRSCSISHEDKAEVSTVKQGLSPI from the exons ATGGGATCACTCAAGATGACTGAAAAAGCTCCCGGTGCTGCGCTGCCAGAGTCTTCATGTGCCTACTTGCTTCAAGAACTCAAG ATGATATGGGATGAAGTTGGGCAAGACCAAAATGAAAGGGAAAGAATACTGGAAGAGCTTGAGCAGGAATGCCAAGAAGTTTACAGAAGAAAAGTAAATAGTGCCAATATGTCTCGGATTCACCTGCATCAAGCTTTGGCTGAATCTGAGGCTGAATTTACCAACCTCCTGCTATCCCTTGGAGAAAGATCATTCCCAGGACGA CCTGAAAAAATGGCAGGCACTCTAAAGGAGCAGCTGAATTCCATTACACCCGCTCTACAAGAAATGCAGATGAGGAAGGAAGTCAGAGTGAAGCAGTTCATGGAGGTTCAAACTGAAATACACAGAATTGCTTCTGAAATTGCAGGACGCTTAGGGAATGAAGTTGTCACTGTGAACGAAGAAGATCTGTCTCTAAAGAAACTCGAGGAGTTCCAAAGCGAATTGCAAAGACTGAAAAGAGAAAAG AGTGATCGCCTCTGCAAAGTGGAAGAATACAAAGTTCTAATTCACAATTTTGCAAAAGTAATGGGAATGGATCCTTCAAAGATACTTGCTAATGTTCACCCAAGGTTGCTAGATGGACCAAATGAGCAACAGACGAAGAATATCAGTGATGACATCCTCAACAAGCTCAATAGGACTGTTCAGCAGCTAAAAGAAGAGAAGAGCAATAGAAGGGAAAAG CTCCAAAACCTTGTAAAAGCATTAACAAACTTATGGAATACTCTGGATACTACTATGGAGGAGCGTCAACCATATGGGCAAATTAAGGTACTCACAATGACTTCAGGAAATGGTATGTTAGGTCCTGGAAGCCTCACACTTGAGACAATTCAACAG GTTGAATCTGAAGTTCAGCGTCTGAATCAGTTGAAGGCAAGCAAAATGAAAGAGCTATTCCTAAAAAAGAGAGCAGAAGTCGACAAAATTTGCAAGAAATCACACATGGACATGCCTTATCAAACAGAAATGGACAAAATAATGAATCTGATAATGTCAG GAGATGTGGTCCATGATGATCTATTAAATACAATGGATGAATATATATACAAAGCAAAAGAGGAGGCCACAAGCCGGAAAGACATAATGGATAAGGTTGAAAAATGGATGGCTTCATGTGATGAAGAGCGATGGCTAGAAGAATACAGCAGG GATGAACGAAGGTACTCAATAAGCAGAGGAGCGCACAAGCACTTGAAAAGGGCAGAGCGTGCTCGAATTATAGTTAACAAAATTCCAG GCTTGGTAGAACAGTTAATGGCCAAGACACAATTCTGGGAACAGGAGAGGAACAAGATCTTCTACTATGATGAG CTCCCGCTTCTGGCAATGCTGAAAGACTACATGTTCACACTcagagaaaaagaagaagagaaataCAGGCAACGG GAGAATAAAAAGATACAGACTCTACTTGTAAAGAGGCATGAGAATTCAATAATGTTAAGGCCCAACACAAGCTTCAGTCGTCCATCAAGCAGAGGCTTCAATACGAGTCCTGGCTCCACATCCATTTGGAACAGCCAAGTTTCTGCCAAAGTGCAACTGCCTGACTCAGAGAACTCCCCAGCTGAAAAAGATATGCGTGCAAAAAGAATTAGGAACAGAGGTATGCAGGGCGTGTTGGGAAATAACAGAAGCTGTTCAATCTCTCATGAAGATAAAGCAGAAGTCTCCACAGTGAAGCAAGGCCTTTCACCAATTTAA
- the LOC136500454 gene encoding 65-kDa microtubule-associated protein 8-like isoform X2 codes for MGSLKMTEKAPGAALPESSCAYLLQELKMIWDEVGQDQNERERILEELEQECQEVYRRKVNSANMSRIHLHQALAESEAEFTNLLLSLGERSFPGRPEKMAGTLKEQLNSITPALQEMQMRKEVRVKQFMEVQTEIHRIASEIAGRLGNEVVTVNEEDLSLKKLEEFQSELQRLKREKSDRLCKVEEYKVLIHNFAKVMGMDPSKILANVHPRLLDGPNEQQTKNISDDILNKLNRTVQQLKEEKSNRREKLQNLVKALTNLWNTLDTTMEERQPYGQIKVLTMTSGNGMLGPGSLTLETIQQVESEVQRLNQLKASKMKELFLKKRAEVDKICKKSHMDMPYQTEMDKIMNLIMSGDVVHDDLLNTMDEYIYKAKEEATSRKDIMDKVEKWMASCDEERWLEEYSRDERRYSISRGAHKHLKRAERARIIVNKIPGLVEQLMAKTQFWEQERNKIFYYDEALPSRAEIVRCNSSGPLYPLRLPAAHSLVA; via the exons ATGGGATCACTCAAGATGACTGAAAAAGCTCCCGGTGCTGCGCTGCCAGAGTCTTCATGTGCCTACTTGCTTCAAGAACTCAAG ATGATATGGGATGAAGTTGGGCAAGACCAAAATGAAAGGGAAAGAATACTGGAAGAGCTTGAGCAGGAATGCCAAGAAGTTTACAGAAGAAAAGTAAATAGTGCCAATATGTCTCGGATTCACCTGCATCAAGCTTTGGCTGAATCTGAGGCTGAATTTACCAACCTCCTGCTATCCCTTGGAGAAAGATCATTCCCAGGACGA CCTGAAAAAATGGCAGGCACTCTAAAGGAGCAGCTGAATTCCATTACACCCGCTCTACAAGAAATGCAGATGAGGAAGGAAGTCAGAGTGAAGCAGTTCATGGAGGTTCAAACTGAAATACACAGAATTGCTTCTGAAATTGCAGGACGCTTAGGGAATGAAGTTGTCACTGTGAACGAAGAAGATCTGTCTCTAAAGAAACTCGAGGAGTTCCAAAGCGAATTGCAAAGACTGAAAAGAGAAAAG AGTGATCGCCTCTGCAAAGTGGAAGAATACAAAGTTCTAATTCACAATTTTGCAAAAGTAATGGGAATGGATCCTTCAAAGATACTTGCTAATGTTCACCCAAGGTTGCTAGATGGACCAAATGAGCAACAGACGAAGAATATCAGTGATGACATCCTCAACAAGCTCAATAGGACTGTTCAGCAGCTAAAAGAAGAGAAGAGCAATAGAAGGGAAAAG CTCCAAAACCTTGTAAAAGCATTAACAAACTTATGGAATACTCTGGATACTACTATGGAGGAGCGTCAACCATATGGGCAAATTAAGGTACTCACAATGACTTCAGGAAATGGTATGTTAGGTCCTGGAAGCCTCACACTTGAGACAATTCAACAG GTTGAATCTGAAGTTCAGCGTCTGAATCAGTTGAAGGCAAGCAAAATGAAAGAGCTATTCCTAAAAAAGAGAGCAGAAGTCGACAAAATTTGCAAGAAATCACACATGGACATGCCTTATCAAACAGAAATGGACAAAATAATGAATCTGATAATGTCAG GAGATGTGGTCCATGATGATCTATTAAATACAATGGATGAATATATATACAAAGCAAAAGAGGAGGCCACAAGCCGGAAAGACATAATGGATAAGGTTGAAAAATGGATGGCTTCATGTGATGAAGAGCGATGGCTAGAAGAATACAGCAGG GATGAACGAAGGTACTCAATAAGCAGAGGAGCGCACAAGCACTTGAAAAGGGCAGAGCGTGCTCGAATTATAGTTAACAAAATTCCAG GCTTGGTAGAACAGTTAATGGCCAAGACACAATTCTGGGAACAGGAGAGGAACAAGATCTTCTACTATGATGAG GCTCTTCCATCCCGGGCCGAGATCGTCAGGTGCAATAGCTCCGGACCGCTATACCCTCTGCGCCTTCCTGCAGCACACTCCCTTGTCGCCTAG
- the LOC136500129 gene encoding protein indeterminate-domain 4, chloroplastic-like: MADVIFSYEIQFTKITCLVSIWCVFSQLAGHSRRDSFITHRAFCDALAQESARVPPIGAGMCGTGGMALGLSGMAASHQLQSFQDQAHSSATTTIGSNPAAQFEHLMQSSAGSPAFRGAQPTSSSSSPFYLGGAEDGHQSQTSHTSLLHGNKQAYHGLMQLPEQHQPGSNGLLNLGFFSGGSGGQDARLVFPDQFNGAVGGNVRGNSRTNMSATGKPIGILSATGKPIGILSATGKPTGPIGIRQAESSLQGPTSYPRVHGLCKMANV, translated from the exons ATGGCAGATGTG ATTTTCTCTTATGAGATTCAGTTTACAAAGATTACTTGTCTAGTTAGCATTTGGTGTGTTTTTTCTCAACTTGCTGGGCATTCCAGGAGGGACAGCTTCATCACCCACCGTGCGTTCTGCGATGCACTGGCGCAGGAGAGTGCGCGGGTGCCGCCCATCGGCGCCGGCATGTGCGGCACCGGCGGCATGGCCCTCGGCCTCTCCGGGATGGCCGCCTCCCATCAGTTGCAGTCCTTCCAAGACCAGGCCCACTcctcggccaccaccaccatcggcaGCAATCCAGCGGCGCAGTTCGAGCACCTCATGCAGTCGTCAGCCGGCTCCCCCGCGTTCCGCGGCGCGCAACCGACATCATCGTCTTCCTCTCCGTTCTACCTCGGCGGCGCCGAGGACGGCCACCAGAGCCAGACCAGCCACACCTCTCTGCTCCACGGCAACAAGCAGGCCTACCACGGCCTGATGCAGCTGCCTGAGCAGCACCAGCCGGGGAGTAACGGCCTCCTCAATCTGGGTTTCTTCTCGGGCGGGAGCGGCGGACAGGACGCCCGCCTCGTGTTCCCGGACCAGTTCAACGGCGCCGTGGGCGGGAACGTCCGCGGCAACAGCCGCACCAACATGTCGGCCACTGGAAAGCCGATAGGTATCTTGTCGGCCACTGGAAAGCCGATAGGTATCTTGTCGGCCACTGGAAAGCCGACAGGTCCTATTGGCATTCGGCAGGCCGAGTCGTCACTCCAGGGGCCGACTAGTTACCCCCGCGTCCACGGCCTCTGCAAGATGGCGAATGTGTAA
- the LOC136500454 gene encoding 65-kDa microtubule-associated protein 8-like isoform X3, giving the protein MGSLKMTEKAPGAALPESSCAYLLQELKMIWDEVGQDQNERERILEELEQECQEVYRRKVNSANMSRIHLHQALAESEAEFTNLLLSLGERSFPGRPEKMAGTLKEQLNSITPALQEMQMRKEVRVKQFMEVQTEIHRIASEIAGRLGNEVVTVNEEDLSLKKLEEFQSELQRLKREKSDRLCKVEEYKVLIHNFAKVMGMDPSKILANVHPRLLDGPNEQQTKNISDDILNKLNRTVQQLKEEKSNRREKLQNLVKALTNLWNTLDTTMEERQPYGQIKVLTMTSGNGMLGPGSLTLETIQQVESEVQRLNQLKASKMKELFLKKRAEVDKICKKSHMDMPYQTEMDKIMNLIMSGDVVHDDLLNTMDEYIYKAKEEATSRKDIMDKVEKWMASCDEERWLEEYSRDERRYSISRGAHKHLKRAERARIIVNKIPAPASGNAERLHVHTQRKRRREIQATGE; this is encoded by the exons ATGGGATCACTCAAGATGACTGAAAAAGCTCCCGGTGCTGCGCTGCCAGAGTCTTCATGTGCCTACTTGCTTCAAGAACTCAAG ATGATATGGGATGAAGTTGGGCAAGACCAAAATGAAAGGGAAAGAATACTGGAAGAGCTTGAGCAGGAATGCCAAGAAGTTTACAGAAGAAAAGTAAATAGTGCCAATATGTCTCGGATTCACCTGCATCAAGCTTTGGCTGAATCTGAGGCTGAATTTACCAACCTCCTGCTATCCCTTGGAGAAAGATCATTCCCAGGACGA CCTGAAAAAATGGCAGGCACTCTAAAGGAGCAGCTGAATTCCATTACACCCGCTCTACAAGAAATGCAGATGAGGAAGGAAGTCAGAGTGAAGCAGTTCATGGAGGTTCAAACTGAAATACACAGAATTGCTTCTGAAATTGCAGGACGCTTAGGGAATGAAGTTGTCACTGTGAACGAAGAAGATCTGTCTCTAAAGAAACTCGAGGAGTTCCAAAGCGAATTGCAAAGACTGAAAAGAGAAAAG AGTGATCGCCTCTGCAAAGTGGAAGAATACAAAGTTCTAATTCACAATTTTGCAAAAGTAATGGGAATGGATCCTTCAAAGATACTTGCTAATGTTCACCCAAGGTTGCTAGATGGACCAAATGAGCAACAGACGAAGAATATCAGTGATGACATCCTCAACAAGCTCAATAGGACTGTTCAGCAGCTAAAAGAAGAGAAGAGCAATAGAAGGGAAAAG CTCCAAAACCTTGTAAAAGCATTAACAAACTTATGGAATACTCTGGATACTACTATGGAGGAGCGTCAACCATATGGGCAAATTAAGGTACTCACAATGACTTCAGGAAATGGTATGTTAGGTCCTGGAAGCCTCACACTTGAGACAATTCAACAG GTTGAATCTGAAGTTCAGCGTCTGAATCAGTTGAAGGCAAGCAAAATGAAAGAGCTATTCCTAAAAAAGAGAGCAGAAGTCGACAAAATTTGCAAGAAATCACACATGGACATGCCTTATCAAACAGAAATGGACAAAATAATGAATCTGATAATGTCAG GAGATGTGGTCCATGATGATCTATTAAATACAATGGATGAATATATATACAAAGCAAAAGAGGAGGCCACAAGCCGGAAAGACATAATGGATAAGGTTGAAAAATGGATGGCTTCATGTGATGAAGAGCGATGGCTAGAAGAATACAGCAGG GATGAACGAAGGTACTCAATAAGCAGAGGAGCGCACAAGCACTTGAAAAGGGCAGAGCGTGCTCGAATTATAGTTAACAAAATTCCAG CTCCCGCTTCTGGCAATGCTGAAAGACTACATGTTCACACTcagagaaaaagaagaagagaaataCAGGCAACGG GAGAATAA